In Myxococcus virescens, a single genomic region encodes these proteins:
- a CDS encoding alginate lyase family protein, with protein sequence MARQALYRRRERADEVQLLECYGATDGVELVELALGQRSSRIWCEVSQRASVLEALASVPGGLERARARAQAALRQEWDVFGTPVVFGEGRPVDWSLDPVSGHRYPVEPVERLSLAVTGSDPKYPWVMGRLDSVVALGQGYWVETAADVRARLADAFVAQVLDFLQANPVGQGVHWTCAMEVALRAANLAQALAMFSAAPAVARPDFLVPALSALAEHSAWVEAHLEDRGAVPNNHLVSNYVGLLVVGLLFPELPGAPQQVSLAVGGLREQMEKQVHLEGTSFEGSIPYHRLSVELFTLAYLAARGAGVPLGPKYESRLRRMFHAVRAWCSEQGLAPQIGDNDSGRVFPLRDREDNAHGYLVGLGAALFGDAGLGGGEFVDEAAWLLGRAGQARFAALTPAPEPVSVSFPEGGFHILRGAGVVITVSAGKQGQGGVGGHSHNDKLSFELHVDGRPVIVDPGTGTYTRDPALRNWFRGTAAHNTVQVDGAEQAPLDSARLFALPEEARARVVAFLPGKSVDRLLVRHDGYRRLPAPVGIERTFRLDRGERALAGRDRFVGTGRHDVVGRFHLPDEQARVVSPQVQVLSRAGRVMEEPVSFEPLVVELGPEGAPLAWVVLEKGLTARLVPSKYSPGYGRVVPSLAVEFRGQVAPPAWLRWVVVFR encoded by the coding sequence GTGGCGCGGCAGGCACTCTATCGTCGGCGCGAGCGCGCGGACGAGGTGCAGCTCCTCGAGTGCTACGGCGCGACGGATGGCGTGGAGCTGGTGGAGCTGGCGCTGGGCCAGCGCAGCTCACGCATCTGGTGTGAAGTCTCTCAGCGCGCGTCGGTGCTGGAGGCGCTCGCCTCGGTGCCCGGCGGCCTGGAGCGCGCGAGGGCCCGTGCCCAGGCCGCGCTTCGCCAGGAGTGGGACGTCTTCGGCACCCCGGTGGTTTTCGGCGAGGGCCGCCCCGTGGACTGGTCCCTGGATCCGGTGAGTGGTCACCGCTATCCGGTGGAGCCCGTGGAGCGCCTGTCGCTCGCCGTGACGGGGAGCGACCCGAAGTACCCGTGGGTGATGGGCCGGCTCGACAGCGTCGTGGCGCTGGGCCAGGGCTACTGGGTGGAGACGGCCGCTGACGTGCGCGCGCGGCTGGCGGATGCCTTCGTGGCGCAGGTGTTGGACTTCCTCCAGGCGAATCCCGTGGGGCAGGGCGTGCACTGGACGTGCGCCATGGAGGTGGCGCTGCGCGCCGCGAACCTGGCGCAGGCGCTGGCCATGTTCTCCGCCGCGCCCGCGGTGGCCCGGCCGGACTTCCTGGTGCCGGCGCTGAGCGCGCTGGCCGAGCACTCCGCCTGGGTGGAGGCCCACCTGGAGGATCGCGGCGCGGTGCCCAACAACCACCTGGTCTCCAACTACGTGGGCCTGTTGGTGGTGGGCCTGCTCTTCCCGGAGCTGCCGGGCGCGCCGCAGCAGGTGTCGCTGGCGGTGGGGGGGCTGCGCGAACAGATGGAGAAGCAGGTGCACCTCGAGGGCACGTCCTTCGAGGGCTCCATTCCCTATCATCGCCTGTCCGTGGAGCTGTTCACGTTGGCGTACCTCGCCGCGCGCGGCGCGGGGGTGCCACTGGGGCCCAAGTACGAGTCCCGGCTGCGTCGCATGTTCCACGCCGTGCGCGCGTGGTGTTCCGAGCAGGGCCTGGCGCCACAGATTGGCGACAACGATTCCGGCCGCGTCTTCCCGCTGCGTGATCGCGAGGACAACGCGCACGGCTATCTGGTGGGCCTGGGCGCGGCGCTCTTCGGCGATGCGGGCCTGGGCGGCGGCGAGTTCGTGGACGAGGCCGCGTGGCTGCTGGGGCGCGCCGGGCAGGCGCGTTTCGCCGCGCTCACGCCCGCGCCGGAGCCCGTGTCGGTGAGCTTTCCGGAGGGTGGCTTTCACATCTTGCGCGGCGCGGGTGTCGTTATCACTGTCAGCGCCGGCAAGCAGGGACAAGGCGGGGTCGGGGGACACAGCCACAACGACAAACTCTCTTTCGAGCTCCACGTCGACGGGCGTCCCGTCATCGTGGATCCGGGCACCGGCACCTATACGCGGGATCCCGCGTTGCGGAACTGGTTCCGCGGAACGGCCGCGCACAACACGGTGCAGGTGGATGGCGCGGAGCAGGCACCCCTGGATTCGGCGCGGTTGTTCGCGCTGCCGGAGGAGGCACGGGCGCGGGTGGTGGCCTTCCTGCCGGGGAAGTCGGTGGACAGGCTGTTGGTGCGGCATGACGGCTACCGCCGGCTGCCCGCGCCCGTGGGAATCGAGCGCACGTTCCGGCTGGACCGGGGCGAGCGCGCTCTGGCCGGACGTGATCGCTTCGTGGGCACGGGCCGGCATGACGTGGTGGGCAGATTCCATCTGCCAGATGAACAGGCGCGAGTGGTGTCGCCTCAAGTGCAGGTCCTGTCACGCGCGGGTCGTGTGATGGAGGAGCCGGTGTCGTTCGAGCCGCTCGTGGTGGAGCTGGGGCCGGAAGGGGCCCCGCTCGCCTGGGTGGTGCTGGAGAAGGGACTGACGGCGCGGTTGGTGCCGTCGAAGTATTCGCCAGGGTACGGGCGGGTGGTGCCGTCGCTGGCGGTGGAGTTCCGGGGGCAGGTGGCGCCTCCGGCGTGGTTGAGGTGGGTGGTCGTTTTCCGCTGA
- a CDS encoding nucleotide sugar dehydrogenase, which translates to MVSSPLLDRIKKRDARVGVVGLGYVGLPLGMAFAEAGFPVMGLDVDKRKIDKIEKGESYIKHIPGAPLAELSKSGKLKATTDFAKAKDMDCVIICVPTPLTASREPDMSYIIQTGEALAPHVRPGQLFILESTTYPGTTEEVLKPLLEKNGLKAGKDFYLAFSPEREDPGNKSFNTKTIPKIVGGYSPECSEVAAALYGSALKEVVPVSSTRVAELTKLLENIFRCVNIAMVNEMKMLCDRMGVDVWEAIQAASTKPFGYMPFYPGPGLGGHCIPIDPFYLTWKAREYEFHTKFIELAGEVNWQMPYYVVQRTMEALNKNKQTLNGAKVLCLGAAYKKDIDDMRESPSLRVMTLLAEKGAELSYHDPYVPELHKGHGFNMELKSVPLKPETLGQYDAVLILTDHSDIDYAMLVDRAKVVVDTRNATKGVSKGREKVTKA; encoded by the coding sequence ATGGTGAGCAGCCCGCTTCTGGATCGCATCAAGAAGCGGGACGCGAGGGTGGGTGTGGTCGGGCTTGGCTATGTCGGTCTTCCGCTGGGGATGGCGTTCGCGGAGGCGGGCTTCCCCGTCATGGGGCTCGACGTCGACAAGCGGAAGATCGACAAAATCGAGAAGGGGGAGAGCTACATCAAGCACATCCCCGGCGCTCCGCTGGCGGAGCTGAGCAAGTCGGGCAAGCTGAAGGCCACCACGGACTTCGCCAAGGCGAAGGACATGGACTGCGTCATCATCTGCGTGCCCACGCCGCTCACCGCGTCGCGTGAGCCGGACATGAGCTACATCATCCAGACGGGTGAGGCGCTCGCGCCGCACGTGCGTCCTGGACAGCTCTTCATCCTGGAGTCCACCACGTACCCGGGGACGACGGAGGAGGTGCTCAAGCCGCTGCTGGAGAAGAACGGCCTCAAGGCCGGCAAGGACTTCTACCTGGCCTTCAGCCCCGAGCGCGAGGACCCGGGCAACAAGAGCTTCAACACCAAGACGATTCCGAAGATTGTCGGTGGCTACTCGCCCGAGTGCTCCGAGGTGGCCGCGGCCCTCTACGGCAGCGCGCTGAAGGAAGTGGTGCCGGTGTCCTCCACCCGCGTGGCGGAGCTGACCAAGCTGCTGGAGAACATCTTCCGCTGCGTCAACATCGCCATGGTCAACGAGATGAAGATGCTCTGCGACCGCATGGGCGTGGACGTGTGGGAGGCCATCCAGGCCGCGAGCACCAAGCCCTTCGGCTACATGCCCTTCTACCCGGGCCCGGGCCTCGGTGGGCATTGCATCCCCATCGACCCGTTCTACCTGACGTGGAAGGCGCGCGAGTACGAGTTCCACACCAAGTTCATCGAGCTGGCCGGCGAGGTGAACTGGCAGATGCCGTACTACGTGGTGCAGCGCACGATGGAGGCGCTGAACAAGAACAAGCAGACGCTCAACGGCGCGAAGGTCCTCTGCCTGGGTGCGGCGTACAAGAAGGACATCGACGACATGCGTGAGAGCCCTTCGCTGCGCGTCATGACGCTGCTGGCGGAGAAGGGCGCGGAGCTGTCGTACCACGACCCGTACGTCCCCGAGCTGCACAAGGGCCACGGCTTCAACATGGAGCTGAAGTCCGTGCCGCTGAAGCCGGAGACGCTGGGCCAGTACGACGCGGTCCTCATCCTCACGGACCACTCGGACATCGACTACGCCATGTTGGTGGACCGCGCGAAGGTCGTCGTCGACACGCGCAACGCCACCAAGGGCGTCAGCAAGGGTCGTGAGAAAGTGACGAAGGCCTGA
- a CDS encoding DUF4388 domain-containing protein: MALHGDLFSYPLPEFLQWLDSSRKTGTLQLSWEAGERKLFLLSGQVGATAAEGLRGRVARLLTLSKLASGTKVLAGFDELARTPDVDAAFDIHGIQARWIRDLGREELFAAMTDLTIAGRGTFHWTEDADRSGEDWVPSDMGIRELLFESLRWVDEQPDVDKALPIDALSVRALAPPSPSQPLMHRIILGLCTSPQNLGRLRLSMGVSRSSVTRRVHELLRSKLVEVDGAPQVEADPVAEMLEKGAVLMREGQYDAAGIVCASLLASDPADRRVREFARLVQREHVAALYSDMPPLMVPLMIHDPQGQALLKPEERQIAGLVNGTWDVSTLVLASPARELETLKTLAKLQRMGLLQLVFPR; this comes from the coding sequence ATGGCCCTCCACGGCGACCTCTTCAGTTATCCGCTTCCCGAGTTCCTTCAATGGCTGGACAGCTCCCGCAAGACGGGGACGCTCCAGCTCTCCTGGGAGGCCGGCGAGCGCAAGCTCTTCCTTCTCTCCGGCCAGGTGGGTGCCACCGCGGCCGAAGGACTTCGCGGACGCGTGGCGCGGCTGCTCACGCTGTCCAAGCTGGCGTCGGGGACGAAGGTGCTGGCGGGCTTCGACGAGCTGGCGCGCACGCCGGACGTGGACGCCGCGTTCGACATCCACGGCATCCAGGCGCGGTGGATTCGGGACCTGGGCCGCGAGGAGCTGTTCGCCGCGATGACGGACCTGACCATCGCCGGCCGCGGCACCTTCCACTGGACGGAGGACGCGGACCGCTCCGGTGAGGACTGGGTGCCGTCCGACATGGGCATCCGCGAGCTGCTCTTCGAGTCGCTCCGGTGGGTGGACGAGCAGCCCGACGTGGACAAGGCGCTGCCCATCGACGCGCTCAGCGTGCGCGCGCTGGCGCCGCCGAGCCCGAGCCAGCCCCTGATGCACCGGATCATCCTGGGGCTGTGCACGTCGCCGCAGAACCTGGGACGGCTGCGCCTGTCCATGGGCGTGTCCCGCTCCTCGGTGACCCGGCGCGTGCACGAGCTGCTGCGGTCGAAGCTGGTGGAGGTGGACGGGGCGCCGCAGGTGGAGGCGGATCCGGTGGCGGAGATGTTGGAGAAGGGCGCGGTGCTGATGCGTGAGGGCCAGTACGACGCCGCGGGCATCGTCTGCGCGTCCTTGCTGGCCAGCGACCCGGCGGACCGGCGCGTGCGCGAATTCGCCCGGCTGGTGCAGCGCGAGCACGTGGCGGCGCTCTACTCGGACATGCCGCCCCTGATGGTGCCCCTCATGATTCACGACCCGCAGGGGCAGGCGCTGCTCAAGCCCGAGGAGCGGCAGATTGCCGGGCTGGTGAATGGCACCTGGGACGTGTCCACGCTGGTGCTGGCCAGTCCAGCGCGAGAGCTGGAGACGCTGAAGACGCTGGCGAAGCTGCAGCGCATGGGGCTGCTGCAGCTCGTCTTCCCGCGCTGA
- a CDS encoding NAD(P)-binding protein — MATSSAKLKLPAGPSRHVYDVIVLGSQLGGALAAALLAKRNHRVLLVEHDGMGPGYEHGGYVLPYAPFVAPPLKAMPAVEEALTELGLNANVQRTLRPHAPELQLLMPRSRLDLHGDAARRKAEVTRELGEEGESLLGALVGAAAQHEASDAFFKAGPALPPDGFFEGWGLKKLIRAHPGLETPPRLTGDSASVSLVRGLLPFVTHLDRPEAPLALTRAMSQVLSAPSYFPGGHEGLRELLARRVAELGGDVLGRDNPTGFIVEELAFDGSKFAGMKLMRSDTMYRASCLVAATDAGALRRLVTDKKHHRGLLEHLDQSNTKALLFTVNWVVPESALPRGMGELALLDTGDAELGPVLIQVHPARAAPVHGGKEAKATEGLRVVCAGAFVPASARDLGEEHLQGLATRIDEHLDALMPFTAQHRVLRSAPYLDAGGVRGSRLMPHPLFSFESEAVLGVTGLTQRTPAKNILLANREVLPGLGLEGELLAGIRAARLVQDMLKKKDPLKG, encoded by the coding sequence ATGGCGACGTCCTCTGCCAAGCTCAAGCTTCCCGCCGGGCCGTCCCGGCATGTCTACGACGTCATCGTGCTCGGCAGTCAGCTGGGCGGTGCGCTCGCGGCGGCCCTCCTGGCGAAGCGCAACCACCGCGTCCTGCTGGTGGAGCACGACGGCATGGGGCCCGGTTACGAGCACGGCGGCTATGTGCTCCCCTACGCCCCCTTCGTCGCTCCGCCGCTCAAGGCCATGCCCGCGGTGGAGGAGGCCCTCACGGAGCTGGGCCTCAACGCCAACGTCCAGCGCACGCTGCGGCCCCACGCGCCGGAACTGCAGCTCCTCATGCCTCGCAGCCGCCTGGACCTCCATGGCGATGCCGCCCGCCGCAAGGCCGAGGTGACACGCGAGCTGGGCGAGGAAGGCGAATCCCTGCTGGGCGCCCTGGTCGGCGCCGCCGCGCAGCACGAAGCCAGTGATGCCTTCTTCAAGGCGGGCCCCGCCCTGCCTCCGGACGGCTTCTTCGAGGGCTGGGGTCTGAAGAAGCTCATCCGGGCCCATCCCGGCCTGGAGACGCCGCCCCGGCTCACGGGAGACAGCGCTTCGGTGTCCCTGGTGCGGGGGCTGCTGCCCTTCGTCACCCACCTGGACCGTCCAGAGGCGCCCCTAGCGCTGACTCGGGCCATGTCCCAGGTGCTGTCGGCGCCTTCCTACTTCCCCGGGGGCCATGAGGGCCTGCGCGAGCTGCTCGCCCGCCGCGTGGCGGAGCTGGGCGGAGACGTGCTCGGGCGCGACAACCCGACGGGCTTCATCGTGGAGGAGCTGGCCTTCGACGGCAGCAAGTTCGCGGGCATGAAGCTGATGCGCTCGGACACCATGTACCGTGCGTCCTGCCTGGTGGCGGCCACGGACGCGGGCGCGCTGCGGCGGCTGGTGACGGACAAGAAGCACCACCGCGGCCTGCTGGAGCACCTGGACCAGTCCAACACCAAGGCGCTGCTCTTCACCGTGAACTGGGTGGTGCCGGAGTCGGCGCTGCCCCGCGGCATGGGCGAACTGGCCCTGCTGGACACGGGCGACGCGGAGCTGGGCCCCGTGCTGATCCAGGTCCACCCCGCGCGCGCGGCCCCGGTGCACGGCGGCAAGGAGGCCAAGGCGACGGAAGGGCTGCGCGTGGTGTGCGCGGGCGCCTTCGTCCCGGCCTCGGCGCGGGACCTGGGCGAGGAGCACCTCCAGGGCCTGGCGACGCGCATCGACGAGCACCTGGACGCGCTGATGCCCTTCACCGCCCAGCACCGCGTGCTGCGCTCGGCCCCCTACCTGGACGCCGGCGGAGTCCGTGGCAGCCGGCTGATGCCGCACCCCTTGTTCAGCTTCGAGTCGGAAGCCGTCCTGGGCGTCACGGGTTTGACTCAGCGCACGCCGGCCAAGAACATCCTGCTCGCCAACCGCGAAGTCCTCCCCGGGTTGGGGTTGGAAGGCGAGCTGCTCGCGGGCATCCGGGCCGCACGGCTGGTGCAGGATATGTTGAAGAAGAAGGATCCGCTCAAGGGCTGA
- a CDS encoding GTP-binding protein, whose translation MSSVNLMAREVAAKIVFYGPGLSGKTTSLRKIYETVRPAHRGEMMSIATEGDRTLFFDFLPVKVERVGDCSVRLALYTVPGQVFYNATRKLVLQGADGVVFVADSQPEAMDANRESLANLEENLFEHGIRLDRFPLVMQWNKRDLDGVLPVEVLRKELNPRGVPELETSAANGRGVLDTLKAITRLVIKDLRAKRIVPPPRPTASAQPAGLEAQLTQHLQHRQQPGAAASQPVQGGGPVPRVAPVAVMPPPRVEPTPIPAPQPGPKLLGAASALAPGDMFDHARAAEAAFMTGDYATCVTACTDAIRRALAFAGEGSLGQQAFLLRVDGADLLRLQGLATQQHLRVDDAAFSLYVMMQVFIRLNAVGLPNGE comes from the coding sequence GTGAGCAGCGTCAATCTGATGGCCCGTGAAGTGGCCGCGAAAATCGTTTTCTACGGACCGGGCCTCTCCGGGAAGACGACCTCGCTGAGGAAGATCTACGAGACTGTCCGCCCCGCACACCGCGGCGAGATGATGTCCATCGCCACGGAGGGAGACCGGACGCTCTTCTTCGACTTCCTTCCCGTGAAGGTGGAGCGCGTGGGCGACTGCTCCGTGCGACTGGCGCTCTACACCGTGCCGGGCCAGGTCTTCTACAACGCCACCCGCAAGCTGGTGCTCCAGGGCGCCGACGGCGTGGTCTTCGTGGCGGACTCGCAGCCGGAGGCCATGGACGCCAACCGCGAGTCCCTGGCCAACCTGGAGGAGAACCTCTTCGAGCACGGCATCCGCCTGGACCGCTTCCCCCTGGTGATGCAGTGGAACAAGCGGGACCTGGACGGCGTGCTGCCGGTGGAGGTGCTCCGCAAGGAGCTCAACCCCCGAGGCGTCCCGGAGCTGGAGACGTCCGCCGCCAATGGCCGCGGGGTGCTCGACACGCTCAAGGCCATCACCCGGCTGGTCATCAAGGACCTGCGCGCCAAGCGCATCGTCCCGCCGCCCCGCCCCACCGCGAGCGCACAGCCCGCGGGCCTGGAGGCCCAGCTCACCCAGCACCTGCAGCACCGGCAGCAGCCCGGCGCCGCCGCGTCCCAGCCGGTGCAGGGTGGCGGCCCAGTGCCTCGCGTGGCCCCGGTGGCCGTCATGCCGCCTCCGCGCGTGGAGCCGACGCCCATCCCCGCGCCCCAGCCCGGACCGAAGCTGCTGGGCGCCGCCAGCGCCCTGGCGCCGGGCGACATGTTCGACCATGCCCGCGCCGCCGAGGCCGCGTTCATGACGGGGGACTACGCCACCTGCGTCACCGCCTGCACCGACGCCATCCGGCGCGCGCTGGCCTTCGCGGGCGAGGGCTCCCTGGGGCAGCAGGCCTTCCTGCTCCGCGTGGACGGCGCCGACCTGCTCCGGCTCCAGGGGCTGGCCACGCAGCAGCACCTGCGCGTGGATGACGCCGCCTTCTCCCTGTACGTGATGATGCAGGTCTTCATCCGCCTCAACGCGGTGGGCCTGCCCAACGGGGAGTAG
- a CDS encoding HAD family hydrolase produces the protein MTSALAPLRAVVFDMDGTLVDNMQFHNEAWVSFAQKLGLPLTANDFQSRFAGRKNEEIIPELLGRPVAPDEVERIAEEKENHYRTLYRPHLKLHRGAAAFIQRLKEAHVPAAIATAAPQGNRELVLDGLGLRPLFASIVGAEQVTRGKPAPDIFLAAAKALGVAPTECLAFEDAVLGIMSAREAGMTVVGLTTAAPEADLREAGAHWVVQDFTQLPPALEQRLFSAQAR, from the coding sequence ATGACCTCCGCACTGGCGCCCCTGCGTGCCGTCGTCTTCGACATGGACGGCACCCTCGTCGACAACATGCAGTTCCACAACGAGGCCTGGGTCTCGTTCGCCCAGAAGCTGGGTTTGCCGCTGACCGCGAACGACTTCCAGAGCCGCTTCGCCGGCAGGAAGAACGAGGAGATCATCCCCGAGCTGCTCGGCCGCCCGGTGGCCCCGGATGAAGTGGAGCGCATCGCCGAGGAGAAGGAGAACCACTACCGGACCCTGTACCGGCCGCACCTGAAGCTGCACCGGGGCGCGGCGGCCTTCATCCAGCGCTTGAAGGAGGCCCACGTCCCGGCGGCCATCGCCACCGCGGCGCCCCAGGGCAACCGCGAGCTGGTGCTGGACGGGCTCGGCCTCCGTCCCCTCTTCGCGAGCATCGTCGGTGCCGAACAGGTGACGCGCGGCAAGCCCGCCCCGGACATCTTCCTGGCGGCCGCCAAGGCGCTGGGCGTGGCCCCCACCGAGTGCCTCGCCTTCGAGGACGCCGTCCTGGGCATCATGTCCGCCCGCGAAGCCGGCATGACGGTGGTGGGATTGACCACCGCCGCGCCGGAAGCCGACCTCCGCGAGGCCGGCGCGCACTGGGTGGTCCAGGACTTCACCCAGCTGCCCCCTGCGCTGGAGCAGCGCCTCTTCAGCGCCCAGGCCCGCTGA
- the rpmB gene encoding 50S ribosomal protein L28 — translation MAWKCDLCGKRPLVGNNVSHANNKTKKRTLPNLQKIRASVQGSTQRVLACTRCIKAGKVTKAA, via the coding sequence ATGGCGTGGAAGTGTGACTTGTGTGGCAAGCGTCCGCTGGTGGGTAACAACGTCAGCCACGCGAACAACAAGACCAAGAAGCGGACCCTGCCGAATCTCCAGAAGATCCGGGCCAGCGTTCAGGGCAGCACCCAGCGCGTTCTCGCGTGCACCCGCTGCATCAAGGCGGGCAAGGTGACGAAGGCCGCTTGA
- a CDS encoding metalloenzyme, with protein sequence MRVALLFIDGVGIGRKDPAVNPLAHREHLLSHFEDAPSPPLPYGGRCIPTDTTFGVPGRPQSASNQTAILTGDPAPALLGRHVLGYPNAPLRGLMADRSIIRRLGAAGRTATFANAYPAPYLDALEVPRRPSTSPPEFVLSPESRRKAKPSASKLAFAAGGIPLRTLDDARAGDGLTHDITGASARAYGLPAPERTPEEAAAVFWDIASAADFTFFEHYLADEAGHAQDWTAALAALDAFDAFTRALVATRPADARVLVCSDHGNVEDLSTRGHTLHPVPVLYFGPPAPEVESFSTVADVGRAVVRWLGAE encoded by the coding sequence GTGCGCGTCGCGCTCCTGTTCATCGATGGTGTGGGGATTGGCCGGAAGGACCCGGCCGTGAATCCGCTCGCCCACCGGGAACACCTGCTATCCCACTTCGAGGACGCCCCCAGCCCGCCCCTCCCCTACGGAGGCCGCTGCATCCCCACGGACACCACCTTCGGCGTCCCCGGCCGGCCCCAGTCCGCGTCCAATCAGACGGCCATCCTGACGGGAGACCCGGCCCCCGCGCTGCTGGGCCGCCACGTCCTCGGCTACCCCAATGCGCCGCTGCGGGGGTTGATGGCGGACCGCTCCATCATCCGGCGGCTGGGCGCGGCGGGCCGCACCGCCACCTTCGCCAACGCCTATCCCGCCCCCTACCTGGACGCGCTGGAGGTCCCCCGCCGGCCCAGCACCTCCCCGCCGGAGTTCGTCCTGTCCCCGGAGTCGCGCCGCAAGGCGAAGCCCTCCGCCTCCAAGCTGGCCTTCGCCGCGGGGGGCATCCCCCTGCGGACGCTGGATGACGCCCGCGCCGGGGACGGGCTCACCCACGACATCACCGGCGCCAGCGCCCGTGCCTACGGACTGCCCGCGCCGGAGCGCACGCCCGAGGAAGCCGCCGCCGTGTTCTGGGACATTGCGTCAGCCGCGGACTTCACCTTCTTCGAGCACTACCTGGCGGACGAGGCCGGCCACGCCCAGGACTGGACGGCCGCCCTGGCCGCGCTGGACGCGTTCGACGCCTTCACCCGCGCGTTGGTGGCCACGCGCCCCGCCGACGCCCGGGTGCTGGTCTGCAGCGACCACGGCAATGTGGAAGACCTCTCCACTCGGGGACACACGCTTCACCCCGTGCCCGTGCTCTACTTCGGCCCGCCCGCGCCCGAGGTGGAGTCCTTCTCCACCGTGGCCGATGTCGGACGTGCGGTGGTTCGCTGGTTGGGTGCGGAGTGA
- a CDS encoding TldD/PmbA family protein, producing MQSLLRTVFPLLALSALLTAAAPVPDARVKLLEAMSAELARNHQQLKMQNHEPPYFMSYQLKDYEQHAISARYGALFMDDGYRERKLYVDVRVGDYDFDSSVAEGLEFSFSTKGTSYVSRKEGPLDDSPLALRTSLWLITDEKYKSALFQYLKKKGEDVYAVEDPKRPPSFTREKPVKHVDPPVEAPFDRERWVKVARDVSARFNAHPELFDSEVRVTKDKVTRLFVSSEGSRIITEETLYGLHVSAVTRAPDGQLLDNSRNFYVPTEAGLPDVARLNKAADDVIRELLALRAAPAIDPYTGPAILAPEAAGVLFHEAVGHRLEGDRQEGDNEGKTFKGQVGKQVLPSFISIHDDPTRRVLQNEPLNGYYLFDEEGVRGQRVTLVEKGVLRNYLQGRRPVEGFLQSNGHGRSQGNLKPVARMANLMVESTNGVSDAELKKRLIAEAKRQGKPFGLIIRDITGGNTNTSGYGYQAFKGVPRMVYRVDVKTGKETLVRGVEIVGTPLSAVNRILASGQKSGVFNGFCGAESGNVPVSTVAPAMLLQELELQRTMEGKDRPPILTSPAALESPAAKP from the coding sequence GTGCAATCCCTCCTTCGAACCGTGTTTCCCCTGCTGGCACTCTCGGCGCTGCTGACGGCGGCGGCGCCCGTGCCGGATGCGCGCGTGAAGCTGCTCGAGGCGATGTCCGCTGAGCTGGCGCGCAACCACCAGCAACTGAAGATGCAGAACCACGAACCCCCGTATTTCATGAGCTACCAGCTCAAGGACTACGAGCAGCACGCGATTTCCGCGCGCTATGGGGCGCTGTTCATGGATGACGGCTACCGTGAGCGGAAGCTGTACGTCGACGTGCGCGTCGGTGACTACGACTTCGACAGCTCGGTGGCGGAGGGGCTGGAGTTCAGCTTCTCGACCAAGGGCACCAGCTACGTGTCGCGCAAGGAAGGCCCGCTGGACGACTCGCCGTTGGCGCTGCGCACCTCGCTGTGGCTCATCACCGACGAGAAGTACAAGTCCGCGCTGTTCCAGTACCTGAAGAAGAAGGGCGAGGACGTCTACGCGGTGGAGGACCCGAAGCGTCCGCCGTCCTTCACGCGCGAGAAGCCGGTGAAGCACGTGGATCCGCCGGTGGAGGCTCCGTTCGACCGCGAGCGCTGGGTGAAGGTGGCCCGCGACGTGTCGGCGCGCTTCAACGCGCACCCGGAGCTGTTCGACTCGGAGGTGCGCGTCACCAAGGACAAGGTGACGCGGCTGTTCGTGTCCTCGGAAGGCAGCCGCATCATCACCGAGGAGACGCTGTACGGCCTGCATGTCTCCGCCGTCACCCGGGCGCCGGACGGGCAGCTGCTGGACAACTCGCGCAACTTCTATGTGCCCACCGAAGCGGGGCTGCCGGACGTGGCGCGCCTGAACAAGGCGGCGGATGACGTCATCCGGGAGCTGCTGGCCCTGCGCGCGGCGCCCGCCATCGACCCGTACACGGGGCCCGCCATCCTCGCGCCGGAAGCGGCCGGGGTGCTCTTCCACGAAGCGGTGGGGCACCGGCTGGAGGGAGACCGGCAGGAAGGTGACAACGAGGGCAAGACGTTCAAGGGCCAGGTGGGCAAGCAGGTGCTGCCGTCGTTCATCTCCATCCACGACGACCCGACGCGGCGCGTGCTCCAGAACGAGCCGCTCAACGGCTACTACCTCTTCGACGAGGAGGGCGTGCGCGGCCAGCGGGTGACGCTGGTGGAGAAGGGCGTGCTGCGCAACTACCTCCAGGGACGCCGTCCGGTGGAGGGATTCCTCCAGTCGAACGGCCACGGCCGCAGCCAGGGCAACCTGAAGCCGGTGGCGCGCATGGCGAACCTGATGGTGGAGAGCACGAACGGCGTGAGCGACGCGGAGCTGAAGAAGCGTCTGATTGCCGAGGCGAAGCGTCAGGGCAAGCCGTTTGGCCTCATCATCCGCGACATCACCGGGGGCAACACCAACACGTCCGGCTACGGCTACCAGGCCTTCAAGGGCGTGCCGCGCATGGTGTACCGGGTGGATGTGAAGACGGGGAAGGAGACGCTGGTGCGCGGCGTGGAAATCGTGGGCACGCCGCTGTCGGCGGTGAACCGCATCCTCGCCTCGGGGCAGAAGTCCGGCGTCTTCAACGGCTTCTGCGGCGCGGAGAGTGGCAACGTCCCGGTGTCCACCGTGGCGCCGGCCATGCTGCTGCAGGAGCTGGAGCTCCAGCGCACCATGGAGGGGAAGGACCGCCCGCCGATTCTCACCAGCCCGGCGGCGCTGGAGTCCCCGGCGGCGAAGCCGTAG